In Limibacillus sp., the following are encoded in one genomic region:
- a CDS encoding FAD-binding oxidoreductase gives MPAANTLTRRLSLWDQTAPQPPETGPLRGERQAEAVIVGGGFTGCAAALRLAEAGKDVVLLEAAGFGEGGSGRNVGLVNAGLWMPPGDIEAAMGEAAARRLCEPLAEGPARVFSLIERHQMNCEAVREGTIHAAHNRAGLADLKRRHAQWQKLGAPVTLLNEQETALRTGTKVFKGGLFDARAGTINPMGYVRGLARAAINAGADLHGASAVMKLERREGLWRVETAEGAVTAPKAILATNAYSADLLPGLERAFTPISFYQLATAPLGGQSSGILPGREGLWDTGKIMTAVRVDAAGRLLLGSMGALYGRDAALTKRWGNKTLRWIFPGLGPVSWEAAWSGRIAMTRDHLPRLLSPEPGLYVPIGYNGRGISPGTVFGEALANLIAGHIGEEELPLALTERWEEPLRESRRLFYSGAFRAYRLWKSL, from the coding sequence ATGCCTGCCGCAAACACCCTGACGCGCCGCCTATCCCTTTGGGACCAGACCGCGCCACAGCCGCCGGAAACCGGACCGCTTCGCGGCGAGCGGCAGGCCGAGGCTGTGATCGTCGGGGGCGGCTTTACCGGCTGCGCGGCGGCGCTGCGCCTCGCGGAGGCCGGAAAGGACGTCGTGCTGCTGGAGGCCGCCGGTTTTGGCGAAGGCGGTTCCGGGCGCAACGTCGGTCTGGTCAACGCCGGCCTCTGGATGCCGCCGGGCGACATCGAAGCGGCCATGGGAGAGGCGGCGGCGCGCCGCCTCTGCGAACCCCTGGCCGAAGGACCGGCGCGGGTCTTCTCACTGATTGAGCGGCATCAGATGAACTGCGAGGCGGTGCGCGAGGGCACGATCCACGCCGCCCACAACAGGGCCGGGCTGGCCGATCTGAAGCGGCGTCATGCGCAGTGGCAGAAGCTGGGCGCGCCGGTCACTCTGTTGAATGAGCAGGAAACAGCGCTGCGGACCGGCACCAAGGTCTTCAAGGGCGGCCTTTTCGATGCGCGCGCCGGCACGATCAATCCCATGGGCTACGTGCGCGGCCTCGCCCGGGCGGCGATCAACGCAGGCGCAGACCTCCACGGCGCTTCAGCCGTAATGAAGCTGGAGCGCCGCGAAGGCCTCTGGCGGGTCGAGACGGCGGAGGGTGCGGTCACAGCCCCCAAGGCGATCCTGGCCACCAACGCCTACAGCGCAGACCTACTGCCGGGACTGGAGCGCGCCTTCACGCCCATCAGCTTCTACCAACTCGCCACCGCGCCTCTCGGCGGGCAGTCCAGCGGAATTCTTCCGGGGCGGGAGGGACTTTGGGACACCGGCAAGATCATGACCGCAGTCCGGGTCGATGCGGCGGGCCGCCTGCTGCTGGGCTCTATGGGTGCGCTCTACGGTCGGGACGCGGCCCTGACCAAGCGCTGGGGGAACAAGACGCTGCGCTGGATCTTCCCTGGTCTCGGGCCGGTTTCCTGGGAGGCGGCCTGGAGCGGGCGCATCGCCATGACCCGCGACCACCTGCCCCGCCTCCTGTCGCCGGAGCCCGGCCTCTACGTCCCCATCGGATACAACGGGCGGGGCATCTCACCCGGCACGGTGTTCGGAGAGGCGCTGGCCAACCTGATCGCGGGCCACATTGGCGAGGAAGAGCTGCCTTTGGCGCTCACGGAACGCTGGGAGGAACCTCTGCGCGAATCCCGGCGGCTCTTCTACTCTGGAGCTTTCAGGGCCTACCGTCTCTGGAAGAGCCTCTAG
- a CDS encoding MFS transporter codes for MTEPTPMRSVLLSVAALILGFSFLLAGNGLQFVALGLRANLEGISVQTMGFVSACYFIGFGVGSQICPAITRSAGHIRSFAAYGSLVSGVALIHPLLPDPIAWGVLRLVTGFSFAGLYMVVESWLNARASNELRGRLLSVYGTAAFGGYALGPMLAQLGDPRGFDLFVISSIMVSFALIPVTLTRASAPVSDAQDPNGGEKRFSVRRLYRETPLGLVGLVLLSACQGAFMGLSPSFGEQMNLSGDWVAYLMTTAMVAGLVAQYPVGWLSDRFDRRLMIGVITLGGSAATGFFFMLSLAGPLSPELLLASAAVTGVAIFPLYAVLLAYTNDRLPVSSLVPAAATIVLSYSVGSALGAPSASWLMKLLGGGGYFLYMAATLGAIALFTFYRMMRRDAPTLGDEQASAYAVATPGTVPLSEDYDDYLTDQPADEQVPADDRGESAESPDLPEQEVGPGALPQGA; via the coding sequence ATGACAGAACCCACCCCCATGCGCTCCGTCCTCTTGTCTGTCGCCGCCCTCATTCTCGGTTTTTCTTTCCTGCTCGCCGGCAACGGCCTGCAGTTCGTCGCCCTCGGTCTGCGCGCGAACCTGGAAGGAATCTCGGTCCAGACCATGGGCTTCGTTTCGGCCTGCTACTTCATCGGGTTCGGCGTGGGCTCACAGATCTGTCCGGCGATCACCCGCTCAGCGGGCCATATCCGCAGTTTCGCCGCCTACGGCTCGCTGGTCTCCGGCGTCGCTCTCATACACCCCCTGCTGCCCGATCCCATCGCCTGGGGCGTTCTGCGCCTGGTCACCGGGTTCTCCTTCGCAGGTCTCTACATGGTGGTGGAGTCCTGGCTGAACGCGCGGGCCAGCAACGAGCTGCGCGGGCGCCTACTTTCGGTGTATGGGACGGCGGCTTTCGGGGGCTACGCGCTGGGTCCGATGCTTGCGCAGCTCGGTGACCCGCGCGGCTTCGATCTTTTCGTCATTTCCTCAATCATGGTTTCCTTCGCGCTCATTCCCGTGACGCTGACTCGCGCCAGCGCGCCGGTCAGTGATGCCCAGGATCCGAACGGCGGCGAGAAGCGCTTCAGCGTCCGCCGTCTCTACCGGGAGACGCCTCTGGGGCTGGTCGGGCTGGTACTGCTCTCGGCCTGTCAGGGCGCCTTCATGGGGCTCAGCCCCAGCTTCGGCGAGCAGATGAACCTCTCCGGCGACTGGGTCGCCTACCTGATGACCACGGCGATGGTCGCCGGGTTGGTGGCTCAGTACCCCGTCGGCTGGCTTTCCGACCGCTTCGACCGGCGCCTGATGATCGGCGTCATCACGCTGGGCGGCAGCGCCGCCACGGGCTTTTTCTTCATGTTGAGTCTGGCGGGGCCACTGTCGCCCGAGCTCCTGCTCGCCTCCGCGGCAGTCACGGGCGTCGCCATCTTCCCGCTTTATGCAGTCCTGCTGGCCTACACCAACGACCGCCTGCCGGTCTCCTCCCTGGTCCCGGCGGCGGCGACCATCGTGCTGTCCTATTCCGTGGGCTCGGCGCTGGGCGCGCCGTCGGCGTCATGGCTAATGAAGCTTCTCGGCGGCGGCGGATACTTCCTCTACATGGCCGCAACTTTGGGCGCCATCGCGCTCTTCACCTTCTATCGCATGATGCGCCGCGATGCGCCCACGCTCGGGGACGAACAAGCCTCCGCCTACGCCGTGGCCACGCCAGGCACCGTGCCGCTCAGCGAGGACTACGACGACTATCTGACCGATCAGCCGGCTGACGAGCAGGTACCTGCCGATGACCGTGGCGAGAGCGCCGAAAGCCCCGACCTTCCAGAGCAGGAGGTCGGCCCTGGGGCGCTCCCGCAAGGTGCTTGA